One window of the Camelina sativa cultivar DH55 chromosome 1, Cs, whole genome shotgun sequence genome contains the following:
- the LOC104783760 gene encoding polyribonucleotide nucleotidyltransferase 1, chloroplastic-like — translation MPKGFYNETQILSWVLSYDGFHAPDALAVTSAGIAVALSEVPNAKAVAGVRVGLIGGEFIVNPTVKEMEESQLDLFLSGTDTAILTIEGYSNFFLRRCCSKLLNLDRKLYRLHALLLKL, via the exons ATGCCCAAAGGTTTCTACAATGAAACTCAGATATTATCCTGG GTTTTGAGCTACGATGGATTCCACGCACCTGATGCTTTAGCTGTTACATCTGCTGGAATTGCTGT AGCTCTTTCAGAAGTACCAAATGCAAAAGCGGTTGCAGGAGTTCGGGTTGGTCTTATTGGAGGCGAATTTATCGTCAATCCAACCGTGAAGGAGATGGAAGAATCACAACTAGATTTGTTTCTATCTGGAACAGACACTGCAATTTTAACAATAGAG GGATACAGTAATTTCTTCCTGAGGAGATGCTGCTCCAAGCTGTTAAACTTGGACAG GAAGCTGTACAGGCTACATGCATTGCTATTGAAGCTTTAG